From Schistocerca cancellata isolate TAMUIC-IGC-003103 chromosome 6, iqSchCanc2.1, whole genome shotgun sequence, a single genomic window includes:
- the LOC126190970 gene encoding uncharacterized protein LOC126190970, whose amino-acid sequence MGLTYKRKEGVKARKKIDSRSMELAVMACLGGKSFRGASKEFQVPLMTLKRYVRKQLSQDTEISYSSTYNKSQVFSTEEENSLCEYLKTASKLHHGLSAKSVRAFAYQFSSENKKKIPENWKKEGKAGNDWFRGFMRRHPELSLRTPEGTSISRGSSFNKHNVRQFFDNLRQIITREVLGPESIWNIDETGLTTVHKPGKIVAVRGEKQVGKVTSAERGELVTACCAINAIGGHIPPFMIFPRVNWQDRMLHGAPPGTSGSTHSSGWMTADNFVLFLKHFHKYVKCSAQHKALIIMDNHDSHISLESLHFAKENGITLLTIPPHTSHKMQPLDRSVYGPLKAYYNSAAGDWMTAHPGKTISIYDISEIFGRAFPKAFTPSNVISGFRVSGIWPFNSEIFTDDEFLSVYTTDHLQSVEVCDSPKEFVSLSTPSSSGIRPSAIGYRSFEDIRPHPKAAAHTTTRRGRKRACTAILTNTPVKDKLEEELRARKARRLKPVGRPKRLNFENKKQTYKPKVETSESEELSPCEFDNDLESLSNSDSDEILNDEPGTGKWIIATFQTKKSEKHYVGEIVNVPDEENFTIKCARKIEGQRFKWPETEDICDIERNQIVRVIPSPAFSSKNDRVTSFIFNSVKFEGFNIQ is encoded by the coding sequence ATGGGTCTTACATATAAAAGGAAAGAGGGAGTCAAAGCTAGGAAAAAAATTGACTCTAGAAGTATGGAACTTGCAGTAATGGCGTGCCTTGGGGGAAAAAGTTTCCGAGGAGCATCAAAGGAATTTCAAGTCCCACTAATGACCTTAAAACGCTATGTTAGGAAGCAGTTAAGTCAAGATACTGAAATTTCTTATTCTTCTACATACAACAAGTCTCAGGTGTTTTCAACTGAGGAAGAAAATTCTTTATGTGAATACTTGAAAACGGCAAGCAAACTACACCATGGCCTGAGTGCAAAAAGTGTGCGTGCATTTGCATATCAATTTtcttctgaaaataaaaagaaaattcctgAAAATTGGAAGAAAGAGGGCAAAGCTGGAAATGACTGGTTCAGAGGTTTCATGAGAAGGCATCCTGAACTCTCTCTTCGTACACCAGAAGGAACCAGTATAAGCAGAGGAAGCAGCTTTAATAAACACAATGTTAGACAGTTTTTTGATAATCTTCGCCAGATTATCACTAGGGAAGTTCTTGGTCCAGAATCTATTTGGAACATAGACGAAACGGGTCTTACTACAGTCCACAAACCAGGAAAAATAGTGGCTGTAAGAGGAGAGAAACAGGTAGGAAAAGTGACTTCTGCCGAGAGAGGTGAACTTGTGACAGCATGTTGTGCAATAAATGCTATAGGAGGCCACATCCCACCTTTCATGATCTTTCCACGTGTGAACTGGCAGGATAGGATGCTGCATGGAGCTCCTCCTGGAACCAGTGGTTCCACTCATTCCAGCGGTTGGATGACAgctgataattttgttttgtttttaaaacattttcataagtATGTAAAATGCAGTGCTCAACACAAAGCACTTATCATCATGGACAATCATGATAGTCATATTAGTTTGGAATCCTTACATTTtgcaaaagaaaatggaattactcTTTTGACAATTCCTCCCCATACATCCCACAAAATGCAGCCCCTTGATAGGTCAGTGTATGGTCCACTGAAGGCATATTACAATTCTGCTGCAGGAGACTGGATGACAGCGCATCCAGGGAAAACTATCTCTATCTATGATATCTCCGAGATTTTTGGTAGAGCTTTCCCTAAAGCTTTTACACCCAGCAATGTGATTAGTGGTTTTCGGGTTTCAGGCATATGGCCATTTAACTCTGAGATATTTACAGATGATGAATTTTTGTCTGTATATACAACAGACCACTTACAATCTGTGGAAGTCTGTGATTCTCCAAAAGAGTTTGTTTCATTATCAACACCTTCATCTTCTGGAATTAGACCTAGCGCTATTGGATACAGATCCTTTGAAGATATCAGACCACATCCTAAGGCAGCAGCTCACACTACAACTAGACGAGGAAGGAAACGAGCATGTACCGCAATCCTAACAAACACACCGGTAAAAGATAAACTTGAGGAAGAACTCAGAGCAAGAAAAGCACGAAGATTGAAACCTGTGGGAAGACCTAAGAGGCTGAActttgaaaacaagaaacaaacgtATAAGCCAAAAGTAGAAACTTCTGAAAGTGAAGAACTGTCTCCATGTGAGTTTGATAATGACTTGGAGAGTTTGAGTAACagtgattctgatgaaattttgaatGATGAACCAGGCACTGGAAAATGGATCATTGCTACCTTCCAAACAAAGAAATCTGAAAAACATTATGTGGGAGAGATTGTCAATGTTCCTGACGAAGAGAATTTCACCATAAAATGTGCGAGGAAGATAGAGGGTCAACGGTTCAAGTGGCCAGAAACTGAAGACATATGTGACATTGAAAGGAACCAAATTGTAAGAGTCATTCCATCTCCAGCATTTTCTTCAAAGAATGACAGAGTTACCAGTTTCATTTTTAACAGTGTCAAATTTGAGGGCTTTAATATTCAATAA